A window of the Lactuca sativa cultivar Salinas chromosome 5, Lsat_Salinas_v11, whole genome shotgun sequence genome harbors these coding sequences:
- the LOC111910369 gene encoding uncharacterized protein LOC111910369: MNPKILPILPFSLFNSPVLHSVEVEKRTRFQIPMPLQKHGVVTKMNVVEAPSTHGHGRPIFSFSFGSRKNLPSKWDNAEKWLINGHESPARGLIKSAAFAPKQQDEKVGAFSDDEKRVTRATCIFQGPKTVFLGHHHCSSDMLLKDKFADEVEPMEVLLEAKKTETDMTLAGSSTISRCSTPLKSRSPPRHNTPTTIGPLGLTNQSSSLDIGHIQEWHLAKLQPRTTLFDIITSKWSSREEEEEEDISKRLGYFEMKDESLENIPGPRPSAWEEKEKSEYCIRYQMEEAKIQAWVNLEKAKAEAESRKLEVKIEKMRSKHEEKLMKKMIVVDRKAEELRAAAELEHSEQVRKMSNSLNLNQSAHFSSHRGSCVCFIRN; encoded by the exons ATGAATCCCAAGATCCTACCCATTCTTCCATTTTCATTATTTAATTCTCCTGTTTTACACTCAGTAGAAGTGGAGAAGAGAACCCGTTTCCAAATTCCAATGCCGCTGCAGAAACATGGAGTTGTGACCAAGATGAATGTTGTGGAAGCTCCATCTACACATGGTCATGGTCGACCCATTTTCAGCTTCAGTTTCGGGTCAAGAAAGAACCTCCCTTCAAAATGGGATAATGCTGAGAAATGGCTCATTAATGGCCATGAATCCCCTGCTCGTGGTTTAATAAAGTCTGCAGCTTTTGCTCCAAAACAACAGGATGAAAAAGTAGGGGCGTTTTCTGATGATGAGAAAAGGGTCACAAGAGCAACTTGTATTTTTCAAGGTCCAAAAACTGTATTTTTGGGCCACCACCATTGCAGCTCTGATATGCTTCTAAAAG ATAAGTTTGCAGACGAGGTAGAACCCATGGAGGTGCTTCTGGAGGCCAAAAAAACGGAGACAGATATGACTCTAGCTGGCAGCTCCACCATCTCACGGTGCTCTACGCCGTTGAAAAGCCGGTCTCCGCCACGACATAACACCCCTACAACTATAGGCCCGTTGGGGTTGACGAATCAGAGCAGTTCCTTGGACATTGGCCACATACAGGAGTGGCATTTAGCGAAGCTTCAGCCAAGGACGACACTATTTGACATCATTACTTCCAAATGGAGCTCgagggaggaagaagaagaagaagacataTCGAAGAGGCTGGGATATTTTGAGATGAAGGATGAAAGTCTAGAAAATATTCCAGGGCCTAGACCTAGTGCTTGGGAAGAAAAAGAGAAGTCTGAATACTGCATAAG GTATCAAATGGAGGAAGCAAAGATTCAAGCTTGGGTAAACCTCGAAAAAGCGAAAGCAGAAGCTGAATCAAGAAAACTGGAG GTAAAGATTGAGAAGATGAGATCGAAACATGAGGAGAAGTTGATGAAAAAGATGATAGTCGTTGATAGAAAAGCAGAGGAGTTAAGGGCTGCAGCTGAGCTTGAACACTCTGAGCAGGTTCGAAAGATGTCCAACAGCTTGAATCTTAACCAGAGTGCGCATTTTTCTAGCCACCGTGGTTCATGTGTTTGCTTCATCCGTAATTGA